One window from the genome of Molothrus ater isolate BHLD 08-10-18 breed brown headed cowbird chromosome 5, BPBGC_Mater_1.1, whole genome shotgun sequence encodes:
- the IAPP gene encoding islet amyloid polypeptide isoform X1 — protein sequence MQTRESLAGKMCNLKLTVFFIALSVTLSCLEATPIERLLSVADDLSDGTSKRQGWMLPVMSQNTLPGLSEEMPEQPAAKTKSHQLEKRKCNTATCVTQRLADFLVRSSGSAGALYPPTNVGSNTYGKRDTPGLPGTQPHSHALL from the exons ATGCAAACCAGAG AAAGTTTGGCAGGAAAGATGTGCAACCTAAAGCTGACAGTTTTCTTCATTGCACTTTCTGTCACTCTGAGCTGTTTGGAAGCTACACCTATTGAGAG ATTACTGTCTGTGGCTGATGATCTATCTGATGGTACTTCCAAGAGACAAGGATGGATGTTGCCTGTAATGTCACAGAATACGCTCCCAGGACTTAGTGAGGAGATGCCAGAACAACCAGCAGCAAAGACAAAAAG ccaccagctggagaagaggaagtgCAACACAGCCACGTGCGTGACCCAGCGCCTGGCCGATTTCCTGGTGCGCTCCAGCGGCAGCGCGGGCGCCCTGTACCCCCCCACCAACGTGGGCTCCAACACCTACGGCAAGAGGGACAcgccagggctgccaggcacacagccccacagccatgCACTGCTCTAG
- the IAPP gene encoding islet amyloid polypeptide isoform X2 — protein sequence MCNLKLTVFFIALSVTLSCLEATPIERLLSVADDLSDGTSKRQGWMLPVMSQNTLPGLSEEMPEQPAAKTKSHQLEKRKCNTATCVTQRLADFLVRSSGSAGALYPPTNVGSNTYGKRDTPGLPGTQPHSHALL from the exons ATGTGCAACCTAAAGCTGACAGTTTTCTTCATTGCACTTTCTGTCACTCTGAGCTGTTTGGAAGCTACACCTATTGAGAG ATTACTGTCTGTGGCTGATGATCTATCTGATGGTACTTCCAAGAGACAAGGATGGATGTTGCCTGTAATGTCACAGAATACGCTCCCAGGACTTAGTGAGGAGATGCCAGAACAACCAGCAGCAAAGACAAAAAG ccaccagctggagaagaggaagtgCAACACAGCCACGTGCGTGACCCAGCGCCTGGCCGATTTCCTGGTGCGCTCCAGCGGCAGCGCGGGCGCCCTGTACCCCCCCACCAACGTGGGCTCCAACACCTACGGCAAGAGGGACAcgccagggctgccaggcacacagccccacagccatgCACTGCTCTAG